In Nitrospirota bacterium, one DNA window encodes the following:
- a CDS encoding phage virion morphogenesis protein → MITLRVDDSKVVALLGDLKDRAGNTRPVMSEIGDIVISSIEKNIEVGGRYSSPDSWKGGSRKWKGLSPATIKQRTKKGHWPGKILQQTGLMAGSVSKKVGTNSVTIGTNKIYGAIQQFGGKAGRGHKVTIPGRPWIVVQDEDLTEIGHAITAYLMKGVK, encoded by the coding sequence ATGATCACATTAAGAGTTGATGACAGTAAAGTGGTCGCTCTCCTCGGAGATCTCAAGGATAGGGCAGGCAATACCCGCCCGGTCATGAGCGAGATAGGCGATATCGTGATTTCATCCATTGAAAAAAACATCGAGGTCGGCGGGCGGTACTCATCCCCTGATTCATGGAAGGGTGGATCCAGAAAGTGGAAGGGACTCTCCCCCGCCACTATTAAGCAGCGGACTAAAAAGGGCCACTGGCCCGGAAAGATTTTACAGCAGACCGGATTGATGGCGGGATCGGTATCGAAAAAAGTCGGCACTAATTCCGTGACCATCGGCACAAATAAAATTTACGGAGCGATACAGCAATTCGGTGGCAAGGCAGGCAGGGGGCATAAGGTCACTATCCCGGGCCGCCCGTGGATCGTCGTGCAGGATGAAGACCTGACCGAGATCGGGCATGCCATTACCGCGTATCTAATGAAAGGAGTGAAATGA
- a CDS encoding minor capsid protein, giving the protein MPDDILINAFNLPPEAAIKYLKDKGYAFSWDWQDLWQAAQAKAFTVAKAMRQDILIDIRDMVQKALNEGITFQQFKNELTPRLKAKGWWGKMLASDVPGFDPVSGADPDKLVQLGSPWRLKTIYRTNLQVAYMAGREQGMEEVAKARPYWQYIAVLDSRTRPAHRAMHGKIFRWNDPFWDKFYPPNDWGCRCRVKSLSEREMERDGFEPEYSTGKIKTREVLANENTGELSTISTYRDPATGDKITTGPGWDYNPGRASWSKAS; this is encoded by the coding sequence ATGCCTGACGATATCCTCATTAATGCATTCAACCTGCCGCCCGAAGCGGCTATTAAATATCTCAAGGACAAAGGCTATGCCTTCTCCTGGGACTGGCAGGACCTCTGGCAGGCAGCACAGGCCAAGGCGTTCACCGTGGCCAAGGCGATGAGGCAGGACATTTTAATTGATATCCGGGACATGGTACAGAAGGCCCTCAATGAAGGGATCACATTTCAGCAATTCAAAAACGAACTCACCCCTCGACTGAAGGCAAAAGGCTGGTGGGGTAAGATGCTGGCCAGTGACGTTCCCGGATTCGATCCAGTAAGCGGAGCTGATCCGGACAAACTCGTACAGCTCGGCTCCCCCTGGAGGCTCAAGACTATCTATCGCACAAACCTGCAGGTTGCATATATGGCAGGCAGGGAACAGGGGATGGAAGAGGTCGCGAAGGCCCGGCCCTACTGGCAGTACATCGCAGTACTGGACAGCAGGACCCGTCCTGCACACCGCGCGATGCACGGGAAAATATTCCGATGGAATGATCCTTTCTGGGACAAATTCTATCCACCCAATGACTGGGGCTGCCGTTGCAGGGTAAAGAGTCTCTCGGAGAGGGAGATGGAGCGCGACGGATTTGAGCCCGAGTACTCGACCGGCAAGATCAAGACAAGAGAAGTACTCGCCAACGAAAACACCGGAGAGCTATCAACCATATCAACATATCGGGACCCGGCAACGGGTGACAAAATAACAACAGGCCCCGGATGGGACTATAACCCCGGACGGGCAAGCTGGAGTAAGGCCTCATGA